From the Musa acuminata AAA Group cultivar baxijiao chromosome BXJ3-7, Cavendish_Baxijiao_AAA, whole genome shotgun sequence genome, one window contains:
- the LOC135642835 gene encoding probable importin subunit beta-4 isoform X1, with translation MAQSLELLLIQFLMPDNDARRQAEEQIKRLSKDPAVVPALVHHLRTAKTPNVRQLAAVLLRKKITGHWAKLSPSLKLSVKQALIDSITLEHSPLVRRASANVVSIIAKYAVPAGEWPELLPFLFQCSQSSQEDHREVALILFSSLTETIGPTFQSHLADLQPILLKCLQDETSTRVRVAALKAVGSFIEFINDGANVVKLFRDFIPSVLNVSRQCLANGEEDVASIAFEIFDELIESPAPLLGDSVRSIVQFSLEVCSSNNLDLNIRHQAIQIISWLAKFKASFLKKHKLVVPILQVMCPLLTETADGDDDSDLAADRAAAEVIDTMAINIPKQVFPPIFEFASLNFHHTNPKFREASVTSLGVVSEGCFEMLKEKLEHVLHIVLGALKDQEQMVRGAASFALGQFAEHLQPEILSHYESVLPCILNALEDPSDEVKEKSYYALAAFCEDMEEEILPYLDPLMGRLVISLQNSPRNLQETCMSAIGSVASAAEEAFIPYAEKVLDLMKNFMVLTNDEDLRARARATELVGIVAMAVGRTRMEPILPPFIEAALAGFALDFSELREYTHGFFSNMAEILDDGFTQYLHHVVPLVFTSCNLDDGSAVDIDDSDSVDNGFGGVSSDEDTNDEPRVRNISVRTGVLDEKAAATQAIGLFALHTKSSYAPYMEESLRILVRHVGYFHEDVRLQAIIALKHILTAIRSIPMGHNGVSEKQRDVLDTVMNIYINTMTEDDDKEVVAQACMGMADIMKECGYMVIESYIPKIAEATLTLLREESSCQQVELDCDADDGDVDHDEVLMDAVSDLLPAFAKAMGSHFEPVFAKLFDPLMKFAKVPHPSQDRTMVVACLAEVAQEMGAPISTYVDVRKLHVLCNNILHIVCIFVDFMNDTITQRVMPLILKELGSSEATNRRNAAFCVGEFCKNGGAATLKYYGDILRTLYPLFSDSEADDAVCDNAAGAVARMIMVQPQSIPLNQVLPVLLKALPLKEDFEESMTVYSCICHLVLSSNSVIIPLVPEVVNIFAQVIASPVEREEVKNRIGMAVSHLISVYGNQMQPVMAALAPAHANALAAYLSKR, from the exons ATGGCGCAGTCGCTGGAGCTGTTGTTGATACAGTTCTTGATGCCGGACAACGACGCGCGGCGGCAGGCGGAGGAGCAGATAAAGCGGCTATCCAAGGACCCGGCGGTGGTGCCCGCCCTCGTCCATCACCTTCGCACCGCCAAGACCCCCAACGTTCGCCAGCTCGCCGCCGTCCTCCTCCGCAAGAAGATCACCGGCCACTGGGCCAAGCTCTCCCCGTCCCTCAAGCTCTCCGTCAAGCAGGCCCTCATCGACAGCATTACCCTTGAGCACAG CCCTCTTGTGAGGCGAGCAAGTGCCAATGTTGTGAGCATCATTGCCAAGTATGCTGTGCCAGCTGGAGAGTGGCCTGAATTGTTACCTTTTCTTTTCCAATGCAGTCAAAGTTCACAAGAGGACCATAGAGAA GTGGCCCTGATCCTTTTCAGCTCTTTAACTGAAACAATTGGGCCGACATTTCAATCCCATTTGGCAGATCTTCAGCCTATTCTGCTTAAATGCCTGCAAGATGAGACAAGCACTCGTGTTAGAGTTGCTGCTCTGAA GGCTGTTGGATCTTTTATAGAGTTTATCAATGATGGTGCAAATGTA GTAAAGTTATTTCGAGATTTTATTCCAAGTGTCTTAAATGTGTCAAGGCAATGCCTTGCTAATGGCGAGGAAGATGTCGCCTCTATTGCTTTTGAAATATTTGATGAGCTCATTGAATCTCCTGCTCCACTTCTTGGGGATTCTGTGAGGTCCATAGTGCAATTTTCTCTTGAAGTTTGTTCAAGCAACAATTTGGACTTGAACATACGACACCAG GCAATTCAGATAATTTCATGGTTGGCAAAATTCAAGGCTTCTTTCCTAAAGAAGCACAAGTTGGTTGTACCTATTCTCCAAGTTATGTGTCCTCTCCTTACAGAAACTGCCGATGGAGATGATGATTCTGATCTTGCTGCTGATCGAGCTGCTGCAGAGGTTATTGATACGATGGCCATAAATATACCTAAGCAAGTGTTTCCACCAATTTTTGAATTTGCTTCATTGAACTTCCATCATACTAATCCCAAGTTCCGGGAGGCTTCCGTCACATCGTTAGGTGTTGTTTCTGAGGGTTGTTTTGAGATGTTAAAAGAAAAGTTAGAACATGTTTTACACATTGTTTTGGGAGCATTAAAGGATCAAGAACAAATGGTAAGAGGAGCTGCATCATTTGCATTGGGCCAGTTTGCCGAACATCTGCAGCCTGAGATTTTGTCTCACTATGAAAGTGTGCTTCCCTGTATTCTGAATGCTCTAGAGGATCCGTCAGATGAAGTAAAG GAAAAGTCATACTACGCACTTGCAGCATTTTGTGAAGACATGGAAGAAGAAATTCTTCCTTATTTGGATCCTCTAATGGGGAGATTAGTCATTTCTCTACAAAACAGTCCTCGAAATCTACAAGAGACATGCATG TCTGCAATTGGTTCGGTAGCATCTGCTGCCGAGGAGGCTTTTATTCCATATGCAGAGAAAGTTCTTGATCTAATGAAAAATTTTATGGTGCTGACAAATGATGAGGACTTGAGAGCACGTGCCAGAGCGACTGAATTAGTTGGAATAGTTGCAATGGCAGTTGGTCGAACAAGAATGGAACCCATACTACCTCCTTTCATCGAGGCTGCACTTGCT GGTTTTGCATTAGACTTCAGTGAGCTTCGGGAGTATACTCATGGATTCTTTAGCAATATGGCTGAAATTTTGGATGATGGTTTTACACAG TACCTTCATCATGTTGTACCTCTAGTATTTACTTCATGTAATCTAGACGATGGCTCCGCAGTGGATATTGATGACTCTGATAGTGTGGACAATGGATTTGGAGGTGTGTCCTCCGATGAAGATACAAATGACGAACCAAGAGTTCGTAATATTAGTGTAAGAACTGGGGTGTTGGATGAAAAGGCTGCAGCAACTCAAGCTATTGGCTTGTTTGCTCTTCATACCAAGAGCTCTTATGCCCC TTATATGGAGGAGTCATTGAGGATTTTGGTTAGACATGTGGGATATTTTCATGAAGATGTCaggcttcaagctatcatagcttTAAAAC ATATTTTAACTGCTATACGGTCAATCCCTATGGGTCACAAT GGAGTCTCAGAAAAACAAAGGGATGTTCTTG ATACTGTAATGAACATCTATATCAACACCATGACCGAGGATGATGACAAGGAAGTTGTTGCTCAAGCATGCATGGGCATGGCAGATATCATGAAGGAGTGTGGATACATGGTTATTGAATCTT ATATTCCTAAGATTGCTGAGGCAACTCTAACGCTTCTACGTGAGGAATCATCATGCCAGCAAGTAGAGTTGGACTGCGATGCTGATGATGGTGATGTTGACCATGATGAAGTCCTCATGGATGCAGTGTCAGATCTTCTTCCTGCTTTTGCAAAGGCGATGGGATCTCATTTCGAACCAGTTTTTGCTAAGTTATTTGATCCTTTGATGAAATTTGCG AAAGTTCCACACCCTTCCCAAGATAGAACCATGGTTGTTGCATGCTTGGCTGAAGTTGCTCAAGAAATGGGTGCGCCAATTTCTACTTACGTTGATGTAaggaaattacatgttttatgtaatAACATTTTACATATTGTTTGTATATTTGTTGACTTTATGAATGATACTATTACTCAGAGAGTGATGCCTTTGATATTGAAAGAACTTGGATCATCAGAGGCAACCAATAGGAGAAATGCTGCATTCTGTGTTGGCGAGTTTTGCAAAAATGGGGGTGCTGCGACACTGAA ATATTATGGGGATATTCTTCGGACTCTTTACCCATTATTTAGCGACTCGGAAGCAGATGATGCGGTGTGTGATAATGCTGCCGGTGCAGTTGCTAGGATGATAATGGTGCAACCCCAATCTATTCCTCTTAACCAG GTTCTACCCGTGCTTCTGAAAGCATTGCCTCTGAAGGAGGATTTCGAGGAGTCGATGACTGTTTACAGTTGCATCTGTCATCTAGTCTTATCTTCTAACTCGGTG ATCATTCCTCTGGTGCCAGAAGTGGTAAATATTTTTGCTCAAGTTATCGCATCGCCTGTGGAGAGAGAAGAAGTGAAAAACCGGATTGGCATGGCGGTTTCTCACTTGATTTCAGTCTATGGTAATCAAATGCAGCCTGTGATGGCTGCTCTCGCACCTGCACATGCTAATGCTTTGGCTGCATACCTTAGCAAAAGGTGA
- the LOC135642654 gene encoding uncharacterized protein LOC135642654: protein MERPTSDMSSANAVLLGALASGVNDQTWFVLKVTFLLLGLCLTSMLALAFSSSDFIIVGHVLLLVTIGAVLFLLLNRFLAQTGLVSVEQQMKEMGISDREQIEKDKSN from the exons ATGGAGAGACCCACTTCTGACATGTCTTCAGCAAATGCTGTGCTGCTGGGTGCATTGGCTTCTGGTGTAAAT GATCAAACATGGTTTGTGCTGAAGGTTACATTTTTGTTGCTTGGATTATGTCTTACTTCCATGCTTGCTCTAGCATTTTCATCAAGTGATTTCATTATTGTTGGCCACGTTCTTTTGCTTGTTACCATAGGGGCAGTTCTTTTTCTACTCCTAAACAG ATTTCTAGCACAGACTGGTCTGGTGTCTGTTGAACAACAAATGAAGGAGATGGGTATTTCAGACAGAGAACAGATCGAGAAAGACAAAAGCAATTAA
- the LOC135642835 gene encoding probable importin subunit beta-4 isoform X2 — MAQSLELLLIQFLMPDNDARRQAEEQIKRLSKDPAVVPALVHHLRTAKTPNVRQLAAVLLRKKITGHWAKLSPSLKLSVKQALIDSITLEHSPLVRRASANVVSIIAKYAVPAGEWPELLPFLFQCSQSSQEDHREVALILFSSLTETIGPTFQSHLADLQPILLKCLQDETSTRVRVAALKAVGSFIEFINDGANVVKLFRDFIPSVLNVSRQCLANGEEDVASIAFEIFDELIESPAPLLGDSVRSIVQFSLEVCSSNNLDLNIRHQAIQIISWLAKFKASFLKKHKLVVPILQVMCPLLTETADGDDDSDLAADRAAAEVIDTMAINIPKQVFPPIFEFASLNFHHTNPKFREASVTSLGVVSEGCFEMLKEKLEHVLHIVLGALKDQEQMVRGAASFALGQFAEHLQPEILSHYESVLPCILNALEDPSDEVKEKSYYALAAFCEDMEEEILPYLDPLMGRLVISLQNSPRNLQETCMSAIGSVASAAEEAFIPYAEKVLDLMKNFMVLTNDEDLRARARATELVGIVAMAVGRTRMEPILPPFIEAALAGFALDFSELREYTHGFFSNMAEILDDGFTQYLHHVVPLVFTSCNLDDGSAVDIDDSDSVDNGFGGVSSDEDTNDEPRVRNISVRTGVLDEKAAATQAIGLFALHTKSSYAPYMEESLRILVRHVGYFHEDVRLQAIIALKHILTAIRSIPMGHNGVSEKQRDVLDTVMNIYINTMTEDDDKEVVAQACMGMADIMKECGYMVIESYIPKIAEATLTLLREESSCQQVELDCDADDGDVDHDEVLMDAVSDLLPAFAKAMGSHFEPVFAKLFDPLMKFAKVPHPSQDRTMVVACLAEVAQEMGAPISTYVDRVMPLILKELGSSEATNRRNAAFCVGEFCKNGGAATLKYYGDILRTLYPLFSDSEADDAVCDNAAGAVARMIMVQPQSIPLNQVLPVLLKALPLKEDFEESMTVYSCICHLVLSSNSVIIPLVPEVVNIFAQVIASPVEREEVKNRIGMAVSHLISVYGNQMQPVMAALAPAHANALAAYLSKR; from the exons ATGGCGCAGTCGCTGGAGCTGTTGTTGATACAGTTCTTGATGCCGGACAACGACGCGCGGCGGCAGGCGGAGGAGCAGATAAAGCGGCTATCCAAGGACCCGGCGGTGGTGCCCGCCCTCGTCCATCACCTTCGCACCGCCAAGACCCCCAACGTTCGCCAGCTCGCCGCCGTCCTCCTCCGCAAGAAGATCACCGGCCACTGGGCCAAGCTCTCCCCGTCCCTCAAGCTCTCCGTCAAGCAGGCCCTCATCGACAGCATTACCCTTGAGCACAG CCCTCTTGTGAGGCGAGCAAGTGCCAATGTTGTGAGCATCATTGCCAAGTATGCTGTGCCAGCTGGAGAGTGGCCTGAATTGTTACCTTTTCTTTTCCAATGCAGTCAAAGTTCACAAGAGGACCATAGAGAA GTGGCCCTGATCCTTTTCAGCTCTTTAACTGAAACAATTGGGCCGACATTTCAATCCCATTTGGCAGATCTTCAGCCTATTCTGCTTAAATGCCTGCAAGATGAGACAAGCACTCGTGTTAGAGTTGCTGCTCTGAA GGCTGTTGGATCTTTTATAGAGTTTATCAATGATGGTGCAAATGTA GTAAAGTTATTTCGAGATTTTATTCCAAGTGTCTTAAATGTGTCAAGGCAATGCCTTGCTAATGGCGAGGAAGATGTCGCCTCTATTGCTTTTGAAATATTTGATGAGCTCATTGAATCTCCTGCTCCACTTCTTGGGGATTCTGTGAGGTCCATAGTGCAATTTTCTCTTGAAGTTTGTTCAAGCAACAATTTGGACTTGAACATACGACACCAG GCAATTCAGATAATTTCATGGTTGGCAAAATTCAAGGCTTCTTTCCTAAAGAAGCACAAGTTGGTTGTACCTATTCTCCAAGTTATGTGTCCTCTCCTTACAGAAACTGCCGATGGAGATGATGATTCTGATCTTGCTGCTGATCGAGCTGCTGCAGAGGTTATTGATACGATGGCCATAAATATACCTAAGCAAGTGTTTCCACCAATTTTTGAATTTGCTTCATTGAACTTCCATCATACTAATCCCAAGTTCCGGGAGGCTTCCGTCACATCGTTAGGTGTTGTTTCTGAGGGTTGTTTTGAGATGTTAAAAGAAAAGTTAGAACATGTTTTACACATTGTTTTGGGAGCATTAAAGGATCAAGAACAAATGGTAAGAGGAGCTGCATCATTTGCATTGGGCCAGTTTGCCGAACATCTGCAGCCTGAGATTTTGTCTCACTATGAAAGTGTGCTTCCCTGTATTCTGAATGCTCTAGAGGATCCGTCAGATGAAGTAAAG GAAAAGTCATACTACGCACTTGCAGCATTTTGTGAAGACATGGAAGAAGAAATTCTTCCTTATTTGGATCCTCTAATGGGGAGATTAGTCATTTCTCTACAAAACAGTCCTCGAAATCTACAAGAGACATGCATG TCTGCAATTGGTTCGGTAGCATCTGCTGCCGAGGAGGCTTTTATTCCATATGCAGAGAAAGTTCTTGATCTAATGAAAAATTTTATGGTGCTGACAAATGATGAGGACTTGAGAGCACGTGCCAGAGCGACTGAATTAGTTGGAATAGTTGCAATGGCAGTTGGTCGAACAAGAATGGAACCCATACTACCTCCTTTCATCGAGGCTGCACTTGCT GGTTTTGCATTAGACTTCAGTGAGCTTCGGGAGTATACTCATGGATTCTTTAGCAATATGGCTGAAATTTTGGATGATGGTTTTACACAG TACCTTCATCATGTTGTACCTCTAGTATTTACTTCATGTAATCTAGACGATGGCTCCGCAGTGGATATTGATGACTCTGATAGTGTGGACAATGGATTTGGAGGTGTGTCCTCCGATGAAGATACAAATGACGAACCAAGAGTTCGTAATATTAGTGTAAGAACTGGGGTGTTGGATGAAAAGGCTGCAGCAACTCAAGCTATTGGCTTGTTTGCTCTTCATACCAAGAGCTCTTATGCCCC TTATATGGAGGAGTCATTGAGGATTTTGGTTAGACATGTGGGATATTTTCATGAAGATGTCaggcttcaagctatcatagcttTAAAAC ATATTTTAACTGCTATACGGTCAATCCCTATGGGTCACAAT GGAGTCTCAGAAAAACAAAGGGATGTTCTTG ATACTGTAATGAACATCTATATCAACACCATGACCGAGGATGATGACAAGGAAGTTGTTGCTCAAGCATGCATGGGCATGGCAGATATCATGAAGGAGTGTGGATACATGGTTATTGAATCTT ATATTCCTAAGATTGCTGAGGCAACTCTAACGCTTCTACGTGAGGAATCATCATGCCAGCAAGTAGAGTTGGACTGCGATGCTGATGATGGTGATGTTGACCATGATGAAGTCCTCATGGATGCAGTGTCAGATCTTCTTCCTGCTTTTGCAAAGGCGATGGGATCTCATTTCGAACCAGTTTTTGCTAAGTTATTTGATCCTTTGATGAAATTTGCG AAAGTTCCACACCCTTCCCAAGATAGAACCATGGTTGTTGCATGCTTGGCTGAAGTTGCTCAAGAAATGGGTGCGCCAATTTCTACTTACGTTGAT AGAGTGATGCCTTTGATATTGAAAGAACTTGGATCATCAGAGGCAACCAATAGGAGAAATGCTGCATTCTGTGTTGGCGAGTTTTGCAAAAATGGGGGTGCTGCGACACTGAA ATATTATGGGGATATTCTTCGGACTCTTTACCCATTATTTAGCGACTCGGAAGCAGATGATGCGGTGTGTGATAATGCTGCCGGTGCAGTTGCTAGGATGATAATGGTGCAACCCCAATCTATTCCTCTTAACCAG GTTCTACCCGTGCTTCTGAAAGCATTGCCTCTGAAGGAGGATTTCGAGGAGTCGATGACTGTTTACAGTTGCATCTGTCATCTAGTCTTATCTTCTAACTCGGTG ATCATTCCTCTGGTGCCAGAAGTGGTAAATATTTTTGCTCAAGTTATCGCATCGCCTGTGGAGAGAGAAGAAGTGAAAAACCGGATTGGCATGGCGGTTTCTCACTTGATTTCAGTCTATGGTAATCAAATGCAGCCTGTGATGGCTGCTCTCGCACCTGCACATGCTAATGCTTTGGCTGCATACCTTAGCAAAAGGTGA
- the LOC135642950 gene encoding basic helix-loop-helix protein 80-like → MTKRFRSSSQDMPRIALYEASRMNSSSVMVDPRGGRGVAPTPRRSMEKKRKKRDLTTALRTSTVLDCSSNVSCHQGAERNVRKRNKHAEEKKKKKKKDDEADNGEGRGYIHVRARRGEATDSHSRAERVRRERIRERMDLLRGLVPGCDKNTGKAVMLDEIINYVQFLQNQVELLRTPWKLVVVVHAQFLSMKLASMNPIFYDLERFESSALQTSPFHQAAPEGASRSYTVKEASTPLLLHDQGPISLPQEHGSVVVQVADRRQELLHQVVFNNVCSFQ, encoded by the exons ATGACCAAACGCTTCCGGAGCAGCAGCCAAGACATGCCCAGAATTGCCCTTTATGAGGCCTCCCGGATGAACTCTTCTTCAGTCATGGTTGATCCCCGTGGAGGACGAGGGGTGGCCCCAACACCACGGCGCTCCATGGAGAAGAAGCGAAAGAAACGAGATCTCACGACAGCCCTTAGAACCTCAACTGTCTTGGATTGCTCGTCTAATGTTTCCTGTCATCAGGGCGCAGAGAGAAACGTCAGGAAACGGAACAAACAcgcggaagagaagaagaagaagaagaagaaggacgaCGAAGCCGATAATGGCGAGGGAAGAGGATACATTCATGTGAGAGCAAGAAGAGGTGAGGCCACAGACAGCCACAGTCGGGCAGAGAGG GTGAGAAGGGAGAGAATCCGCGAGAGGATGGACCTTTTACGAGGCCTTGTTCCTGGCTGTGACAAG AACACAGGGAAGGCTGTCATGCTGGACGAGATAATAAACTACGTGCAGTTCTTGCAGAACCAAGTAGAG CTGCTGAGGACTCCATGGAAACTTGTGGTGGTGGTGCATGCACAGTTTCTCTCCATGAAGCTCGCTTCCATGAATCCCATATTCTACGACTTGGAACGGTTTGAATCATCAGCACTCCAGACGAGTCCATTTCACCAGGCAGCTCCTGAAGGGGCAAGCAGAAGCTACACCGTGAAGGAAGCTTCAACACCTCTTTTACTGCATGACCAAGGGCCAATATCCCTACCTCAG GAACATGGCAGTGTTGTGGTGCAAGTGGCTGACAGAAGACAAGAACTTCTCCATCAGGTTGTCTTCAATAACGTGTGCTCTTTCCAGTAG
- the LOC135642835 gene encoding probable importin subunit beta-4 isoform X3 yields the protein MAQSLELLLIQFLMPDNDARRQAEEQIKRLSKDPAVVPALVHHLRTAKTPNVRQLAAVLLRKKITGHWAKLSPSLKLSVKQALIDSITLEHSPLVRRASANVVSIIAKYAVPAGEWPELLPFLFQCSQSSQEDHREVALILFSSLTETIGPTFQSHLADLQPILLKCLQDETSTRVRVAALKAVGSFIEFINDGANVVKLFRDFIPSVLNVSRQCLANGEEDVASIAFEIFDELIESPAPLLGDSVRSIVQFSLEVCSSNNLDLNIRHQAIQIISWLAKFKASFLKKHKLVVPILQVMCPLLTETADGDDDSDLAADRAAAEVIDTMAINIPKQVFPPIFEFASLNFHHTNPKFREASVTSLGVVSEGCFEMLKEKLEHVLHIVLGALKDQEQMVRGAASFALGQFAEHLQPEILSHYESVLPCILNALEDPSDEVKEKSYYALAAFCEDMEEEILPYLDPLMGRLVISLQNSPRNLQETCMSAIGSVASAAEEAFIPYAEKVLDLMKNFMVLTNDEDLRARARATELVGIVAMAVGRTRMEPILPPFIEAALAGFALDFSELREYTHGFFSNMAEILDDGFTQYLHHVVPLVFTSCNLDDGSAVDIDDSDSVDNGFGGVSSDEDTNDEPRVRNISVRTGVLDEKAAATQAIGLFALHTKSSYAPYMEESLRILVRHVGYFHEDVRLQAIIALKHILTAIRSIPMGHNGVSEKQRDVLDTVMNIYINTMTEDDDKEVVAQACMGMADIMKECGYMVIESYIPKIAEATLTLLREESSCQQVELDCDADDGDVDHDEVLMDAVSDLLPAFAKAMGSHFEPVFAKLFDPLMKFAKVPHPSQDRTMVVACLAEVAQEMGAPISTYVDRVMPLILKELGSSEATNRRNAAFCVGEFCKNGGAATLKYYGDILRTLYPLFSDSEADDAVCDNAAGAVARMIMVQPQSIPLNQVLPVLLKALPLKEDFEESMTVYSCICHLVLSSNSIIPLVPEVVNIFAQVIASPVEREEVKNRIGMAVSHLISVYGNQMQPVMAALAPAHANALAAYLSKR from the exons ATGGCGCAGTCGCTGGAGCTGTTGTTGATACAGTTCTTGATGCCGGACAACGACGCGCGGCGGCAGGCGGAGGAGCAGATAAAGCGGCTATCCAAGGACCCGGCGGTGGTGCCCGCCCTCGTCCATCACCTTCGCACCGCCAAGACCCCCAACGTTCGCCAGCTCGCCGCCGTCCTCCTCCGCAAGAAGATCACCGGCCACTGGGCCAAGCTCTCCCCGTCCCTCAAGCTCTCCGTCAAGCAGGCCCTCATCGACAGCATTACCCTTGAGCACAG CCCTCTTGTGAGGCGAGCAAGTGCCAATGTTGTGAGCATCATTGCCAAGTATGCTGTGCCAGCTGGAGAGTGGCCTGAATTGTTACCTTTTCTTTTCCAATGCAGTCAAAGTTCACAAGAGGACCATAGAGAA GTGGCCCTGATCCTTTTCAGCTCTTTAACTGAAACAATTGGGCCGACATTTCAATCCCATTTGGCAGATCTTCAGCCTATTCTGCTTAAATGCCTGCAAGATGAGACAAGCACTCGTGTTAGAGTTGCTGCTCTGAA GGCTGTTGGATCTTTTATAGAGTTTATCAATGATGGTGCAAATGTA GTAAAGTTATTTCGAGATTTTATTCCAAGTGTCTTAAATGTGTCAAGGCAATGCCTTGCTAATGGCGAGGAAGATGTCGCCTCTATTGCTTTTGAAATATTTGATGAGCTCATTGAATCTCCTGCTCCACTTCTTGGGGATTCTGTGAGGTCCATAGTGCAATTTTCTCTTGAAGTTTGTTCAAGCAACAATTTGGACTTGAACATACGACACCAG GCAATTCAGATAATTTCATGGTTGGCAAAATTCAAGGCTTCTTTCCTAAAGAAGCACAAGTTGGTTGTACCTATTCTCCAAGTTATGTGTCCTCTCCTTACAGAAACTGCCGATGGAGATGATGATTCTGATCTTGCTGCTGATCGAGCTGCTGCAGAGGTTATTGATACGATGGCCATAAATATACCTAAGCAAGTGTTTCCACCAATTTTTGAATTTGCTTCATTGAACTTCCATCATACTAATCCCAAGTTCCGGGAGGCTTCCGTCACATCGTTAGGTGTTGTTTCTGAGGGTTGTTTTGAGATGTTAAAAGAAAAGTTAGAACATGTTTTACACATTGTTTTGGGAGCATTAAAGGATCAAGAACAAATGGTAAGAGGAGCTGCATCATTTGCATTGGGCCAGTTTGCCGAACATCTGCAGCCTGAGATTTTGTCTCACTATGAAAGTGTGCTTCCCTGTATTCTGAATGCTCTAGAGGATCCGTCAGATGAAGTAAAG GAAAAGTCATACTACGCACTTGCAGCATTTTGTGAAGACATGGAAGAAGAAATTCTTCCTTATTTGGATCCTCTAATGGGGAGATTAGTCATTTCTCTACAAAACAGTCCTCGAAATCTACAAGAGACATGCATG TCTGCAATTGGTTCGGTAGCATCTGCTGCCGAGGAGGCTTTTATTCCATATGCAGAGAAAGTTCTTGATCTAATGAAAAATTTTATGGTGCTGACAAATGATGAGGACTTGAGAGCACGTGCCAGAGCGACTGAATTAGTTGGAATAGTTGCAATGGCAGTTGGTCGAACAAGAATGGAACCCATACTACCTCCTTTCATCGAGGCTGCACTTGCT GGTTTTGCATTAGACTTCAGTGAGCTTCGGGAGTATACTCATGGATTCTTTAGCAATATGGCTGAAATTTTGGATGATGGTTTTACACAG TACCTTCATCATGTTGTACCTCTAGTATTTACTTCATGTAATCTAGACGATGGCTCCGCAGTGGATATTGATGACTCTGATAGTGTGGACAATGGATTTGGAGGTGTGTCCTCCGATGAAGATACAAATGACGAACCAAGAGTTCGTAATATTAGTGTAAGAACTGGGGTGTTGGATGAAAAGGCTGCAGCAACTCAAGCTATTGGCTTGTTTGCTCTTCATACCAAGAGCTCTTATGCCCC TTATATGGAGGAGTCATTGAGGATTTTGGTTAGACATGTGGGATATTTTCATGAAGATGTCaggcttcaagctatcatagcttTAAAAC ATATTTTAACTGCTATACGGTCAATCCCTATGGGTCACAAT GGAGTCTCAGAAAAACAAAGGGATGTTCTTG ATACTGTAATGAACATCTATATCAACACCATGACCGAGGATGATGACAAGGAAGTTGTTGCTCAAGCATGCATGGGCATGGCAGATATCATGAAGGAGTGTGGATACATGGTTATTGAATCTT ATATTCCTAAGATTGCTGAGGCAACTCTAACGCTTCTACGTGAGGAATCATCATGCCAGCAAGTAGAGTTGGACTGCGATGCTGATGATGGTGATGTTGACCATGATGAAGTCCTCATGGATGCAGTGTCAGATCTTCTTCCTGCTTTTGCAAAGGCGATGGGATCTCATTTCGAACCAGTTTTTGCTAAGTTATTTGATCCTTTGATGAAATTTGCG AAAGTTCCACACCCTTCCCAAGATAGAACCATGGTTGTTGCATGCTTGGCTGAAGTTGCTCAAGAAATGGGTGCGCCAATTTCTACTTACGTTGAT AGAGTGATGCCTTTGATATTGAAAGAACTTGGATCATCAGAGGCAACCAATAGGAGAAATGCTGCATTCTGTGTTGGCGAGTTTTGCAAAAATGGGGGTGCTGCGACACTGAA ATATTATGGGGATATTCTTCGGACTCTTTACCCATTATTTAGCGACTCGGAAGCAGATGATGCGGTGTGTGATAATGCTGCCGGTGCAGTTGCTAGGATGATAATGGTGCAACCCCAATCTATTCCTCTTAACCAG GTTCTACCCGTGCTTCTGAAAGCATTGCCTCTGAAGGAGGATTTCGAGGAGTCGATGACTGTTTACAGTTGCATCTGTCATCTAGTCTTATCTTCTAACTCG ATCATTCCTCTGGTGCCAGAAGTGGTAAATATTTTTGCTCAAGTTATCGCATCGCCTGTGGAGAGAGAAGAAGTGAAAAACCGGATTGGCATGGCGGTTTCTCACTTGATTTCAGTCTATGGTAATCAAATGCAGCCTGTGATGGCTGCTCTCGCACCTGCACATGCTAATGCTTTGGCTGCATACCTTAGCAAAAGGTGA